The following coding sequences lie in one Steroidobacter denitrificans genomic window:
- a CDS encoding class I SAM-dependent methyltransferase, which translates to MCEQTFKPEVDELMHTGHPVILPGEDPPVPGGYALVLVLPPRQRDEARTLLARAVMAAAPGGRVLACASNNEGARSVQADLERLAGPVEVMVKNKCRVFWSGPLQGAADPMLAQAWVRLDAPRRIAGGRYVSRPGLFAWDRIDPASALLGSLLPLDLAGHAADLGAGHGYLSVQLLERCPGIEALDVIDAERRALDLARVNLAPFQARIAIDFLWHDVMAGLARRYDVIVTNPPFHAQRGADRPDIGRRFLAAAAQALAGGGRLWLVANRHLPYEAELARGFAAVHTIAQAGGFKVIEAVKARRQASRAAVSR; encoded by the coding sequence GTGTGCGAGCAAACATTCAAACCCGAGGTGGATGAATTGATGCACACGGGGCATCCGGTGATTCTGCCCGGGGAGGATCCGCCGGTGCCCGGCGGATATGCGCTGGTCCTGGTCTTGCCGCCGCGTCAGCGCGATGAGGCGCGTACGTTGCTGGCGCGCGCAGTCATGGCGGCCGCGCCCGGTGGGCGGGTCCTGGCCTGCGCGAGCAACAATGAAGGGGCAAGATCGGTGCAGGCGGATCTGGAACGTCTGGCCGGTCCCGTCGAGGTCATGGTCAAGAACAAATGCCGCGTGTTCTGGAGCGGGCCGCTGCAGGGCGCCGCCGATCCGATGCTGGCGCAGGCTTGGGTACGGCTCGATGCTCCCAGACGGATCGCCGGCGGGCGTTATGTCAGTCGGCCGGGTCTTTTCGCCTGGGACCGGATCGACCCGGCCTCCGCGCTGCTGGGCTCGTTGCTGCCCTTGGATTTGGCTGGCCATGCCGCGGATCTGGGGGCGGGTCATGGCTATCTGTCGGTACAATTGCTGGAGCGCTGTCCGGGTATCGAGGCCCTGGATGTCATCGACGCGGAACGGCGTGCCTTGGATCTGGCGCGCGTGAACCTGGCGCCGTTCCAGGCGCGTATCGCCATCGATTTTCTTTGGCATGACGTAATGGCCGGTCTGGCGCGCCGTTATGACGTCATCGTCACCAATCCGCCTTTTCACGCACAGCGCGGCGCCGATCGTCCGGACATCGGCCGGCGGTTCCTGGCCGCGGCTGCACAGGCATTGGCCGGCGGCGGCCGTTTGTGGCTGGTGGCCAATCGACACCTGCCCTATGAGGCCGAACTGGCGCGCGGCTTCGCCGCAGTGCACACGATCGCGCAGGCCGGCGGCTTCAAGGTCATCGAGGCGGTGAAAGCCCGGCGGCAGGCGTCCCGGGCGGCCGTATCTCGATAG